Proteins encoded by one window of Acuticoccus sp. MNP-M23:
- a CDS encoding DUF2062 domain-containing protein, whose protein sequence is MLFGRRGSPGLIERFRLALWPRRSFPRSFRYYKARVLRLEASPHAIAAGVAVGAFASCTPLIGFHFLLAFFFAWIVGGSMLAAAFGTAVGNPLTFPLIWVSSFQIGELILGRAPGAMSPLHIEWSLGLITSSFGTLWPTLKPMFVGGAIIGLILAVTLYVLVRSAVVVSHRVRAERLAASRERAAAAALAKAADTMAEDGDDDEARKEA, encoded by the coding sequence ATGCTGTTTGGCCGCCGGGGTAGCCCGGGCCTCATTGAGCGGTTCCGCCTCGCGCTGTGGCCGCGGCGCTCGTTTCCCCGGTCCTTCCGCTACTACAAGGCGCGGGTGTTGCGCCTGGAAGCGTCGCCCCATGCCATTGCGGCCGGGGTGGCGGTTGGCGCGTTTGCGTCCTGCACCCCGCTGATAGGGTTTCACTTTCTGCTCGCCTTCTTCTTTGCGTGGATCGTCGGCGGGTCGATGCTGGCGGCCGCCTTCGGCACCGCCGTCGGCAATCCTTTGACGTTTCCGCTGATCTGGGTGTCATCCTTTCAGATCGGCGAACTGATCCTGGGCCGGGCGCCCGGTGCCATGTCGCCGCTGCACATCGAGTGGTCGCTGGGGCTGATCACTTCGTCCTTCGGCACGCTGTGGCCGACGCTCAAACCGATGTTCGTCGGCGGGGCGATTATCGGCCTCATCCTGGCGGTGACGCTCTATGTTCTGGTGCGCTCCGCCGTGGTGGTGTCCCACAGGGTGCGCGCCGAGCGGCTGGCGGCGAGCCGGGAGCGGGCGGCGGCTGCCGCGCTGGCGAAGGCGGCCGACACGATGGCCGAGGATGGCGACGACGACGAGGCGAGGAAAGAGGCATGA
- the acpS gene encoding holo-ACP synthase, producing MIVGIGSDLADIRRIESTLNRFGERFEARVFTEVERAKARGRANQAATYAKRFAAKEATSKALGTGIRMGVAWREMGVVNLPSGQPTMELTGGARERLDRLVPSGYVGAIHLTMTDDHPYAQAFVVIEAVPAEFAGKAAVES from the coding sequence ATGATTGTCGGGATCGGCTCGGACCTTGCCGATATACGGCGGATCGAATCCACGCTGAACCGTTTTGGCGAGCGGTTCGAGGCACGCGTCTTCACCGAGGTGGAGCGAGCCAAGGCCAGGGGGCGCGCCAACCAGGCGGCGACCTACGCCAAGCGGTTCGCCGCAAAGGAGGCTACCTCCAAGGCGCTGGGCACAGGGATCCGGATGGGGGTGGCATGGCGCGAGATGGGCGTGGTGAACCTCCCCAGCGGGCAGCCCACCATGGAACTGACCGGCGGTGCGCGCGAAAGGCTTGATCGGCTGGTGCCCAGCGGATACGTCGGCGCAATCCATCTGACGATGACGGACGATCACCCCTATGCGCAGGCCTTTGTGGTGATCGAGGCGGTGCCGGCAGAATTTGCGGGCAAGGCTGCGGTGGAGTCTTGA
- the lepB gene encoding signal peptidase I: protein MNSVAKKKTESEGGLYDTVKVIFQALLIAFVIRTFLFQPFNIPSASMVDTLLVGDYLFVSKYAYGYSQYSFPFGIVPIPGRVLGSSPDRGDIAVFKLPRDNKTDYIKRVMGLPGDRMQVKEGVVYINDVAVPREQMTDYVDIGFNGREIRARRFRETLPNGVSYEVLDTEDNGRFDNTGVYVVPEGHYFMMGDNRDNSADSRAKDAVGYVPYENFVGRAEVIFFSIREDTPIWQFWNWPTAVRWDRIFDSLRS from the coding sequence ATGAATAGCGTGGCGAAGAAAAAGACGGAGAGTGAGGGCGGCCTGTACGATACCGTAAAAGTCATCTTCCAGGCGTTGCTGATTGCATTCGTGATCAGGACCTTCCTGTTCCAGCCGTTCAATATTCCCTCTGCATCCATGGTCGACACGCTGCTGGTTGGCGATTATCTGTTCGTCTCGAAATACGCTTACGGTTATTCGCAATATTCCTTCCCGTTCGGCATTGTGCCAATTCCGGGCCGGGTGCTCGGCTCTTCGCCTGATCGCGGCGATATCGCAGTCTTCAAACTGCCGCGTGACAACAAGACAGACTACATCAAGCGTGTGATGGGCCTGCCCGGCGACCGGATGCAGGTGAAGGAAGGCGTCGTCTACATCAACGACGTTGCAGTCCCGCGTGAGCAGATGACTGACTACGTGGATATCGGCTTCAACGGCCGTGAGATCCGTGCGCGCAGGTTCCGCGAAACATTGCCCAACGGCGTCTCCTACGAAGTGCTGGACACCGAAGACAATGGCCGGTTCGACAACACGGGCGTCTATGTCGTGCCCGAAGGCCACTACTTCATGATGGGTGATAACCGGGATAATTCGGCCGACAGCCGTGCCAAAGACGCTGTGGGATACGTCCCATACGAAAATTTTGTGGGCCGTGCTGAAGTTATCTTCTTCTCTATTCGGGAGGACACTCCCATCTGGCAGTTCTGGAACTGGCCAACGGCGGTGAGATGGGACCGGATATTCGACTCGCTACGCTCATAA
- a CDS encoding bifunctional (p)ppGpp synthetase/guanosine-3',5'-bis(diphosphate) 3'-pyrophosphohydrolase has protein sequence MRSDPPEQDSVPSADGAPTSGGRLGEAAAALKVATRPAEAPATPAADAGRPGDTAPANADAAAKPARQMMRQYELVERVASYNPGSDEALLNRAYVYSMRKHGHQTRASGDPYFSHPLEVAAILTGMRLDDASIATALLHDVIEDTDATRAEIDKLFGNEIGKLVDGLTKIAKLDLVNVEDKQSENLRKLFLAVADDVRVLLVKLADRLHNMRTLKWVPPHKRTRIAEETMDVYAPLAGRMGIQWMREELEHLAFGVLFAEEAVVIEKELAKRREALGARFGDIEAELAGRLAENGIDATVSGREKRPYSIYQKMQRKLVNFESLSDIYGFRVIVDTPLACYKALGVIHTSFKCVPGRFKDYISLPKQNDYRSLHTTVIGLQDQRVELQIRTHEMHRFAEYGVAAHALSKDGSARSMKELAHDSKVYAWLRQTVEQLSDEGNSRDFLHDTKLELFQDRVFCFTPKGKLIALPPGATPIDFAYQVHTQIGNSCTGCRINGHPKPLVTPLASGDEVEIMRKEGASPPAAWSVLAVTGKARAAIRKANKDADRRKFVRLGLELVENEMARRDLKGPLDFGLAAERLGFESEDALAHAIGSAERPASAVLSVLGYESPPGEVDAGRRHGIAVNVRGGRSDLPVQFSPKHLAIPGDGIIGILDPGKGVTVYPVHAGEALDAFGADPARWVEVGWDLKASEGTLYPVDVRLMVANETGVLAEIAIVIAEADSNIDELNMIAKTDDFREMTITLEVRDRAHLSAILDRLNALSVVSEASRAHA, from the coding sequence GAGCAAGACAGCGTCCCGTCTGCGGACGGTGCGCCGACCAGCGGCGGGCGCCTCGGTGAGGCGGCCGCTGCGCTGAAAGTGGCGACCCGGCCGGCCGAAGCGCCGGCAACCCCGGCGGCAGACGCCGGTCGCCCCGGCGATACTGCGCCCGCCAATGCGGACGCTGCCGCCAAGCCTGCGCGGCAGATGATGCGGCAATATGAGCTTGTCGAGCGCGTGGCGAGCTACAATCCCGGCAGCGACGAAGCCCTCCTCAACCGCGCTTACGTCTATTCCATGCGCAAGCACGGCCATCAGACCCGCGCGTCGGGCGATCCGTATTTTTCCCACCCGCTGGAAGTGGCCGCGATCCTGACCGGGATGCGCCTGGACGATGCGAGCATCGCCACCGCGCTGCTGCACGACGTGATTGAAGATACCGACGCCACCCGCGCGGAAATCGACAAGCTGTTCGGCAACGAGATCGGCAAGCTGGTCGACGGCCTCACCAAGATTGCCAAGCTCGACCTTGTGAACGTCGAGGACAAGCAGAGCGAGAACCTGCGCAAACTGTTCCTGGCGGTGGCCGACGATGTGCGCGTGCTTCTCGTCAAGCTGGCCGACCGGCTGCACAATATGCGGACCCTCAAGTGGGTGCCGCCGCACAAGCGGACCCGCATTGCCGAGGAAACGATGGACGTCTACGCGCCGCTTGCCGGGCGCATGGGCATCCAGTGGATGCGCGAGGAGCTGGAGCATCTGGCCTTCGGCGTGCTTTTTGCCGAAGAAGCGGTTGTCATCGAGAAGGAGCTTGCCAAGCGGCGGGAAGCGCTGGGCGCCCGCTTCGGCGACATCGAGGCCGAACTGGCCGGGCGGCTGGCCGAAAACGGGATCGACGCCACGGTCAGCGGGCGCGAGAAGCGGCCCTATTCGATCTATCAGAAGATGCAGCGCAAGCTGGTCAACTTCGAGAGCCTGTCAGACATCTACGGCTTCCGCGTGATCGTGGACACGCCGCTGGCCTGCTACAAGGCGCTGGGGGTCATCCACACCTCGTTCAAGTGCGTGCCCGGTCGCTTCAAGGACTACATCTCGCTGCCCAAGCAGAACGATTACCGCTCGCTGCATACCACCGTCATCGGCCTGCAGGATCAGCGCGTGGAGCTGCAGATCCGAACCCACGAAATGCACCGCTTTGCCGAATATGGTGTCGCGGCGCATGCGCTCAGCAAGGATGGCAGCGCGCGCTCCATGAAGGAACTGGCGCACGATTCGAAGGTCTATGCCTGGCTCCGGCAAACCGTCGAGCAGCTTTCCGACGAGGGCAACAGCCGCGACTTCCTGCACGACACCAAGCTGGAGCTGTTCCAGGACCGCGTCTTCTGCTTCACGCCCAAGGGCAAGCTGATTGCCCTGCCGCCGGGGGCAACACCGATCGACTTTGCCTACCAGGTCCACACCCAGATCGGGAACAGCTGCACGGGCTGCCGCATCAATGGCCACCCCAAGCCGCTGGTAACGCCCCTCGCCAGCGGCGACGAGGTGGAGATCATGCGCAAGGAGGGGGCATCCCCGCCGGCAGCGTGGAGCGTGCTTGCCGTCACCGGCAAGGCGCGCGCTGCCATCCGCAAGGCCAACAAGGATGCGGACCGGCGCAAGTTCGTTCGCCTCGGCTTGGAGCTGGTGGAAAACGAGATGGCCCGGCGCGACCTCAAGGGACCGCTGGACTTTGGCCTTGCGGCAGAACGGCTCGGCTTCGAGAGCGAGGACGCGCTCGCCCACGCGATCGGCAGCGCCGAGCGGCCGGCGAGCGCCGTCTTGTCGGTGCTCGGTTACGAATCGCCGCCCGGCGAGGTGGATGCCGGCCGCCGCCACGGGATTGCCGTCAACGTGCGGGGCGGCCGGAGCGATCTGCCGGTCCAGTTCTCGCCCAAGCACCTCGCAATCCCCGGCGACGGCATCATCGGCATTCTGGATCCAGGCAAGGGTGTCACCGTGTACCCGGTCCATGCCGGCGAGGCGCTTGATGCGTTCGGCGCCGATCCCGCCCGCTGGGTGGAGGTGGGCTGGGACCTGAAAGCCAGCGAAGGCACGCTGTACCCGGTTGACGTGCGGCTGATGGTGGCCAACGAAACCGGGGTTCTTGCCGAGATTGCGATCGTCATTGCCGAGGCCGATTCCAACATCGACGAACTCAACATGATTGCGAAAACGGACGATTTCCGCGAGATGACTATCACGCTTGAAGTTCGGGATCGGGCACACCTTTCGGCTATCCTCGATCGGCTGAACGCTTTGTCAGTTGTCAGCGAGGCATCGCGCGCGCACGCCTGA